A stretch of the Tardiphaga sp. 709 genome encodes the following:
- the tpiA gene encoding triose-phosphate isomerase has protein sequence MTDAVRPLIAGNWKMNGLKASMTEFEAMLRGAPDVLDKADLLVCPPVTLLATFASKASSFGQEGSHVVTVGAQDCHKKVSGAHTGDIAPEMLADAGATAVIVGHSERRADHGETDAVVREKALAAWRAGLKAIVCIGETQAERDAGKTLDVCGTQLQGSLPDDATSGNLVVAYEPVWAIGTGLTPTAQDVEQVHKFIRDRLIERFKNEGASIRILYGGSVKPSNARELMAVPHVNGALVGGASLKAADFLAIAAGCP, from the coding sequence ATGACTGATGCCGTTCGGCCGCTGATCGCGGGCAACTGGAAAATGAACGGCCTCAAGGCGTCGATGACCGAGTTCGAAGCGATGCTGCGCGGTGCGCCGGATGTGCTGGACAAGGCCGATCTGCTGGTCTGTCCGCCGGTCACGCTATTGGCGACGTTTGCGTCAAAGGCATCGAGCTTCGGTCAGGAGGGAAGCCATGTCGTCACGGTTGGGGCGCAAGATTGTCACAAGAAAGTCTCAGGCGCGCATACCGGCGATATCGCGCCCGAAATGCTGGCTGATGCCGGCGCGACCGCTGTTATCGTTGGACATTCCGAGCGTCGCGCCGATCACGGCGAGACCGATGCCGTGGTTCGCGAAAAGGCGCTGGCCGCCTGGCGCGCCGGGCTCAAGGCGATCGTCTGCATCGGCGAGACCCAGGCCGAACGTGATGCCGGCAAGACGCTCGACGTCTGCGGCACCCAGCTCCAGGGCTCGCTGCCGGATGACGCGACATCGGGTAACTTGGTCGTGGCCTATGAACCGGTCTGGGCGATCGGCACAGGATTGACGCCGACAGCCCAGGATGTCGAGCAAGTTCATAAGTTTATCCGGGATCGTTTGATCGAACGCTTTAAGAACGAGGGGGCCTCGATCCGCATCCTGTATGGCGGTTCGGTCAAGCCATCCAACGCCAGGGAGTTGATGGCGGTTCCTCATGTGAACGGTGCGCTGGTGGGCGGCGCCAGCCTGAAGGCGGCCGATTTCCTTGCGATTGCGGCGGGCTGTCCCTAA
- the secG gene encoding preprotein translocase subunit SecG: MQSVIIVIHLMIVAALIGTVLLQKSEGGGLGVGGGGGGGFMSSRGTANLLTRTTGVLAVGFFLTSLFLSWLATYERKPTSILPGSTAPVSQPGSPLAPPTSGGLLDTLKKSDEQQAPAAPAPPRSQ; encoded by the coding sequence ATGCAAAGCGTCATTATCGTTATCCACCTCATGATCGTCGCGGCCCTGATCGGGACGGTGCTGCTGCAGAAGTCCGAAGGCGGCGGCTTGGGCGTCGGCGGCGGCGGCGGTGGCGGCTTCATGTCCAGCCGCGGCACGGCGAACCTCCTGACCCGCACCACCGGCGTCCTTGCGGTGGGCTTCTTCCTGACCAGCCTGTTCCTGTCCTGGCTGGCGACCTATGAGCGCAAGCCGACTTCGATCTTGCCGGGCTCGACCGCACCGGTGTCGCAGCCGGGCTCGCCGCTGGCTCCGCCAACCTCGGGCGGCCTGCTGGATACGCTGAAGAAATCCGACGAACAGCAGGCTCCTGCGGCGCCGGCACCGCCACGCTCGCAATAA
- a CDS encoding histone deacetylase family protein yields MRAFYHPDQAIHSPQQFMRYGRFVPIKDSPVRTERLIGALARHGITPEKPAEYGTAPALTVHTPAYVRFLETAWENWAQLPDHGPEVWPQYFPYWSGRPEEAVRRDCPSTGFIAQVGWYLGDLSVPMGPDSWRSILRSSETAVTGADAILGGDRAAYALCRPSGHHARADRGTGFCYLNNSAIAAQRLRSRFGKVAIIDVDVHHGDGTQQIFYNRPDVLTISVHGDPTNFVPFYTGYASETGHGAGEGFDLNLPLQPGAGGAEMNAALDTAIARVRAFGADALVVALGFDAHRDDPIGILKLDAKDFGSVGTKMQSLGLPTLVVQEGGYGIDAIQDCLDAFLTGFKQT; encoded by the coding sequence ATGCGCGCTTTCTATCACCCGGATCAGGCAATTCATTCGCCGCAGCAATTCATGCGCTACGGCCGCTTCGTGCCCATCAAGGATTCGCCTGTTCGTACGGAGCGACTGATCGGCGCGTTGGCGCGGCACGGGATCACGCCTGAAAAGCCGGCCGAATACGGCACCGCGCCCGCGCTGACGGTTCACACGCCGGCTTACGTCCGCTTCCTGGAGACTGCATGGGAGAACTGGGCGCAACTGCCCGACCACGGACCGGAAGTCTGGCCGCAATATTTCCCATATTGGAGCGGGCGCCCGGAAGAGGCTGTGCGGCGGGATTGCCCGTCGACCGGATTTATCGCGCAGGTGGGATGGTATCTCGGCGACCTGTCGGTGCCGATGGGCCCCGATAGCTGGCGTTCCATCCTGCGCTCGTCAGAAACGGCGGTCACTGGCGCCGACGCCATTCTCGGCGGAGACCGCGCCGCCTACGCGCTCTGCCGGCCGTCCGGCCATCACGCCCGCGCCGATCGCGGCACCGGCTTCTGCTATCTGAACAACAGCGCGATTGCCGCGCAGCGATTGCGCAGTCGCTTCGGCAAGGTGGCGATCATCGATGTCGATGTTCACCACGGCGATGGCACGCAGCAGATTTTCTACAATCGTCCGGATGTGCTGACGATTTCGGTCCACGGCGACCCCACGAATTTCGTGCCGTTCTATACGGGCTATGCAAGCGAGACCGGACATGGTGCCGGCGAGGGCTTCGATCTCAACCTGCCGCTTCAACCCGGCGCCGGCGGCGCCGAGATGAATGCAGCCCTCGATACGGCGATCGCACGCGTTCGCGCATTTGGTGCCGATGCCCTTGTGGTGGCGCTCGGTTTCGATGCCCATCGCGATGATCCCATCGGCATCCTGAAGCTTGACGCCAAGGACTTCGGAAGTGTCGGGACCAAAATGCAATCGCTGGGTCTGCCGACGCTCGTCGTCCAGGAGGGCGGATACGGCATCGATGCGATACAGGACTGCCTCGATGCGTTCCTGACCGGCTTCAAGCAAACGTAG
- the eno gene encoding phosphopyruvate hydratase: MTAIVDIIGREILDSRGNPTVEVDVVLEDGSMGRAAVPSGASTGAHEAVELRDGDKSRYLGKGVQKAVDAINGEIFDAIGGMDVENQVQLDEIMIELDGTPNKSRLGANAILGVSLAAAKAAAESFDMPLYRYVGGTSARTLPVPMMNIINGGMHADNPIDFQEFMIMPVGASSFAEGLRYGAEIFHTLKSELKKAGHNTNVGDEGGFAPNIGSAEAALDFVMAAITKAGYSAGKDVMLAMDCAATEFFKDGAYVYGGENKTRNISEQAKYLAQLVANYPIVSIEDGMSEDDMDGWKQLTDLIGSKCQLVGDDLFVTNVTRLADGIKNGRANSILIKVNQIGSLTETLSAVEMAYKACYTAVMSHRSGETEDSTIADLAVATNCGQIKTGSLARADRTAKYNQLLRIEQQLGTQAKYAGKAALKALA, translated from the coding sequence ATGACCGCCATCGTCGACATCATCGGCCGCGAAATTCTCGATAGCCGCGGCAATCCCACGGTTGAAGTCGACGTCGTCCTCGAAGACGGGTCGATGGGCCGCGCCGCGGTTCCGTCGGGGGCTTCCACGGGCGCCCATGAGGCGGTCGAGCTGCGCGACGGCGACAAGTCCCGCTATCTCGGCAAGGGGGTGCAGAAGGCCGTCGATGCCATCAATGGCGAAATCTTCGACGCCATCGGCGGCATGGATGTCGAGAACCAGGTCCAGCTCGACGAGATCATGATCGAACTCGACGGTACCCCGAACAAGTCGCGCCTGGGCGCCAATGCGATCCTCGGTGTCTCGCTGGCCGCCGCCAAGGCGGCCGCGGAATCCTTCGACATGCCGCTGTATCGCTATGTGGGCGGTACCTCGGCCCGCACACTGCCGGTGCCGATGATGAACATCATCAATGGTGGCATGCATGCCGACAATCCCATCGACTTCCAGGAATTCATGATCATGCCGGTCGGCGCGTCCTCCTTCGCCGAAGGCCTGCGCTACGGCGCCGAGATTTTCCACACGCTGAAGAGCGAGCTGAAGAAGGCCGGCCACAACACGAACGTGGGCGACGAAGGCGGTTTCGCACCCAATATCGGTTCGGCCGAAGCGGCACTGGATTTCGTCATGGCCGCCATCACCAAGGCCGGCTACTCCGCCGGCAAGGACGTGATGCTGGCGATGGATTGCGCCGCCACCGAGTTCTTCAAGGACGGCGCTTACGTCTATGGCGGCGAGAACAAGACCCGCAACATTTCCGAACAGGCCAAGTATCTCGCGCAGCTCGTTGCCAATTACCCGATCGTCTCCATCGAGGACGGCATGTCGGAAGATGACATGGACGGCTGGAAGCAGCTGACCGATCTGATCGGTTCGAAGTGCCAACTGGTTGGCGACGACCTGTTCGTCACCAACGTCACGCGTCTTGCCGATGGCATCAAGAACGGCCGCGCCAATTCGATCCTGATCAAGGTCAACCAGATCGGCTCGCTGACTGAAACGCTGAGCGCCGTCGAGATGGCCTACAAGGCTTGCTACACCGCGGTGATGTCGCACCGTTCGGGTGAGACTGAAGACTCCACGATTGCCGATCTCGCCGTCGCCACCAATTGCGGACAGATCAAGACCGGTTCGCTGGCCCGCGCCGACCGCACCGCCAAGTACAACCAGCTGCTGCGCATCGAGCAGCAGCTCGGCACCCAGGCGAAATATGCCGGCAAGGCTGCACTGAAAGCTCTCGCGTAA
- a CDS encoding NUDIX hydrolase — translation MRQRKSARLLVIDNDGRVLLFRFIHKSGALAGQDYWATPGGGLEEGETFHDAAIRELREETGLIRDTVGEPVANREFNLQMPDGEFVSAFEKYYLVTSHDATLSRLGWPPDESEVIADHHWWSRDELTHTTEIIWPEQILQMLATAAPR, via the coding sequence ATGCGCCAGCGCAAATCCGCGCGCCTGCTCGTCATCGACAACGACGGGCGCGTTTTGCTCTTCCGTTTTATTCACAAATCAGGTGCCCTCGCCGGCCAAGATTATTGGGCAACACCGGGCGGAGGTTTAGAGGAAGGTGAGACCTTCCATGACGCTGCCATTCGCGAACTCCGGGAAGAAACGGGCTTGATCCGCGATACAGTCGGTGAGCCTGTGGCGAACCGAGAGTTCAATCTACAAATGCCCGATGGCGAGTTTGTCAGCGCGTTCGAGAAATATTACCTCGTAACATCGCACGATGCCACGCTGTCCCGTCTCGGATGGCCCCCGGATGAGTCGGAAGTGATCGCCGATCACCACTGGTGGTCGCGAGATGAATTGACGCACACGACCGAGATCATCTGGCCTGAACAAATACTGCAGATGCTGGCGACCGCTGCACCACGCTAG
- a CDS encoding general stress protein produces the protein MSKVTISRLFDDYADAQKAVINLREAGVAEDDISIIANNADKWYAPDYAAGAGKGAAIGAGFGGVGGLLAGLGLLAIPGLGPVVAAGWLAAAAAGAVAAGAAGGVIGMLAEAGVAVNDAEVYAESIRRGGSLVSTKVEVADKDRLEALLHPSSVDIAKRRSDLAATGWSKFDPSAPDLTAEQIKQERGLRVTKPA, from the coding sequence ATGAGCAAGGTGACGATCTCCCGGCTGTTCGACGATTACGCCGACGCGCAGAAGGCCGTCATCAACCTTCGTGAGGCCGGCGTGGCCGAGGACGACATCAGCATCATCGCGAACAATGCCGACAAATGGTACGCGCCTGACTATGCCGCGGGCGCCGGCAAGGGCGCCGCGATCGGTGCCGGTTTTGGCGGTGTCGGCGGACTATTGGCTGGCCTCGGACTGCTGGCGATTCCCGGTCTCGGACCGGTCGTGGCTGCCGGATGGCTGGCAGCGGCCGCAGCGGGCGCCGTGGCCGCGGGCGCCGCTGGTGGCGTGATCGGGATGCTGGCCGAAGCCGGTGTGGCCGTGAATGATGCCGAGGTCTATGCCGAGAGCATCCGCCGCGGCGGCAGCCTCGTCAGTACCAAGGTCGAGGTGGCCGACAAAGACCGGCTGGAGGCGCTGCTGCATCCATCCTCGGTCGATATCGCCAAGCGCCGCAGCGATCTGGCCGCAACGGGCTGGAGCAAGTTCGATCCTTCGGCCCCGGACCTCACGGCTGAGCAGATCAAGCAAGAGCGCGGCTTGCGGGTCACCAAACCTGCCTGA
- the kdsA gene encoding 3-deoxy-8-phosphooctulonate synthase encodes MTASSTAAPVVALGTVRFGNALPISVIAGPCQLESRAHALEVASALKEIATRLKIGLVFKTSFDKANRTSASAARGIGLDGALPIFAEIRETLGLPVLTDVHENDQCARAAEAVDVLQIPAFLCRQTDLLLAAAATGKVVNVKKGQFLAPWDMANVVSKLTSSGNDKVLVTERGASFGYNTLVSDMRALPILARTTGAPVIFDATHSVQQPGGKGTSSGGEREFVPVLARAAVAVGVAGVFIETHPDPDNAPSDGPNMVPLRDFEALVKNLMAFDALAKATAKA; translated from the coding sequence TTGACCGCATCGTCCACAGCCGCGCCCGTCGTCGCACTCGGCACCGTCCGCTTCGGCAATGCTCTGCCGATCTCGGTGATCGCCGGGCCATGCCAGCTCGAGAGCCGGGCGCATGCGCTAGAAGTGGCATCGGCGCTGAAGGAGATCGCGACCCGGCTCAAGATCGGCCTCGTCTTCAAGACCTCGTTCGACAAGGCCAACCGCACCAGCGCCTCCGCCGCGCGCGGCATCGGCCTCGACGGTGCTCTGCCCATCTTTGCCGAGATCCGCGAGACGCTGGGCCTGCCTGTACTGACAGACGTTCACGAGAACGATCAATGCGCCCGTGCCGCCGAGGCGGTGGACGTGCTGCAGATCCCGGCCTTCCTGTGCCGGCAAACCGATCTGCTGCTGGCCGCGGCAGCGACCGGCAAGGTCGTCAACGTCAAGAAGGGGCAATTTCTGGCGCCTTGGGACATGGCCAATGTCGTCAGCAAGCTGACTTCGTCGGGCAATGACAAGGTCCTGGTCACCGAGCGCGGTGCGTCCTTCGGTTACAACACGCTGGTCTCCGATATGCGCGCGCTGCCGATCCTGGCGCGTACCACCGGCGCGCCTGTCATCTTCGACGCAACCCATTCGGTGCAGCAGCCGGGCGGCAAGGGCACGTCCTCGGGCGGCGAGCGCGAATTCGTGCCGGTGCTGGCGCGTGCGGCCGTGGCCGTCGGCGTCGCCGGTGTGTTCATCGAGACCCATCCCGATCCGGACAATGCGCCGTCGGACGGCCCGAACATGGTGCCGCTGCGCGACTTCGAGGCGCTGGTGAAGAACCTGATGGCGTTCGACGCGCTGGCCAAAGCGACGGCGAAGGCGTGA
- the queF gene encoding preQ(1) synthase, whose translation MSKTPPKSPKLPADLQLGRAVEWPTSPEQAKLDRVPNPQKDTNYVVRFTAPEFTSLCPITGQPDFAHLMIDYVPGQWLVESKSLKLYLASFRNHGAFHEDCTVEIGKRVASAIKPKWLRIGGYWYPRGGIPIDVFWQTGTLPKGVWVPEQGVAPYRGRG comes from the coding sequence ATGTCAAAAACACCCCCCAAATCCCCCAAATTGCCTGCTGACTTGCAGCTCGGCCGCGCTGTGGAATGGCCGACCTCCCCGGAGCAGGCCAAACTCGACCGTGTACCGAACCCGCAGAAAGACACCAATTACGTGGTGCGCTTCACCGCGCCGGAATTCACCTCGCTGTGCCCGATCACCGGCCAGCCGGATTTCGCCCATCTGATGATCGACTATGTGCCCGGCCAGTGGCTGGTCGAGTCGAAGTCGCTGAAACTGTATCTTGCCTCGTTCCGCAACCACGGCGCCTTTCATGAGGATTGCACCGTCGAGATCGGCAAGCGCGTCGCCTCGGCCATCAAGCCGAAATGGCTGCGCATCGGCGGCTACTGGTATCCGCGCGGCGGCATCCCCATCGACGTGTTCTGGCAAACCGGGACGCTGCCCAAGGGCGTGTGGGTGCCCGAGCAAGGCGTCGCTCCGTATCGCGGGCGGGGATGA
- a CDS encoding CTP synthase: MARYIFITGGVVSSLGKGLASAALGALLQARGYKVRLRKLDPYLNLDPGTMSPYQHGEVFVTDDGAETDLDLGHYERFTGRPATKQDNITTGRIYQDILTKERRGDYLGATIQVIPHVTNAIKDFVLSDNDGYDFVLVEIGGTVGDIEGLPFFEAIRQLRNDLPRGDTVFVHLTLLPYIPSAGELKTKPTQHSVKELRSIGIQPDILLCRCDRDIPKEERRKLGLFCNVRESAVIEARDVDNIYAVPEAYHVAGLDDEVLAAFGMTPKALPELKTWNTINERIRHPEGAVTIAIVGKYTGMKDAYKSLTEALSHGGIANKVKVNLDWIESEVFENEDPAPFLEHVNGILVPGGFGQRGAEGKIRAAQFARERNVPYFGICFGMQMAVIEAARNLGGIKDANSTEFGETKEPVVGLMTEWLRGNELEKRHNAGDLGGTMRLGAYPATLTKGSKVSDVYGGATEISERHRHRYEVNTAYKDRLEKHGLKFSGLSPDGVLPEIVEYENHPWFIGVQYHPELKSRPFEPHPLFASFIKAAAAQSRLV, translated from the coding sequence ATGGCGCGGTACATTTTCATCACCGGCGGCGTGGTTTCCTCGCTCGGTAAAGGTCTGGCATCAGCGGCGTTAGGCGCGCTGTTGCAGGCGCGTGGCTACAAGGTCCGGCTTCGCAAGCTCGACCCCTATCTCAACCTCGATCCCGGGACGATGTCGCCGTATCAGCACGGCGAGGTGTTCGTGACCGATGATGGCGCCGAGACCGATCTCGATCTCGGCCATTACGAGCGCTTCACCGGGCGGCCTGCGACCAAGCAGGACAACATCACCACCGGCCGAATCTATCAGGACATCCTTACCAAGGAACGCCGCGGCGATTATCTCGGCGCCACCATCCAGGTGATCCCGCACGTCACCAACGCCATCAAGGACTTCGTCCTGTCGGATAACGACGGCTACGACTTCGTGCTGGTCGAGATCGGCGGCACCGTCGGCGACATCGAAGGCCTGCCGTTCTTCGAAGCGATCCGCCAGTTGCGCAACGACCTGCCGCGCGGCGACACTGTGTTCGTGCATCTGACGCTGCTGCCTTACATTCCGAGCGCCGGCGAGTTGAAAACCAAGCCGACCCAGCACTCCGTCAAGGAGCTGCGTTCGATCGGCATCCAGCCCGACATCCTTTTGTGCCGTTGCGACCGCGATATTCCGAAGGAAGAGCGTCGTAAGCTCGGGCTGTTCTGTAACGTGCGCGAAAGCGCCGTGATCGAGGCGCGCGACGTCGACAACATCTATGCGGTGCCCGAGGCCTACCACGTCGCCGGGCTCGACGACGAAGTGCTGGCGGCATTCGGCATGACGCCGAAGGCGCTGCCCGAGCTGAAGACCTGGAACACCATCAACGAGCGTATCCGCCATCCGGAAGGCGCGGTGACCATCGCGATTGTCGGCAAATATACCGGCATGAAGGACGCCTATAAGTCGCTGACCGAGGCGCTGTCCCATGGCGGTATCGCCAACAAGGTGAAGGTCAATCTCGACTGGATCGAGAGCGAAGTCTTCGAGAACGAGGATCCGGCGCCGTTCCTCGAACACGTCAACGGCATCCTCGTGCCTGGCGGCTTCGGCCAGCGCGGCGCCGAGGGCAAGATTCGCGCGGCGCAGTTCGCGCGCGAGCGCAACGTGCCGTATTTCGGCATCTGCTTCGGCATGCAGATGGCTGTCATCGAAGCGGCGCGCAATCTCGGCGGCATCAAGGACGCCAACTCCACAGAGTTCGGCGAGACGAAGGAGCCGGTGGTCGGCCTGATGACCGAATGGCTGCGTGGCAATGAACTCGAGAAGCGCCACAATGCCGGCGATCTCGGCGGCACCATGCGGCTCGGCGCCTATCCAGCGACACTGACCAAGGGCAGCAAGGTCTCGGACGTCTATGGCGGCGCCACGGAAATCTCCGAACGCCATCGCCATCGCTACGAGGTCAACACCGCCTACAAGGACCGCCTTGAAAAGCACGGGCTGAAGTTCTCCGGCCTGTCGCCGGATGGCGTGCTGCCGGAAATCGTCGAATACGAGAATCATCCGTGGTTCATCGGCGTGCAGTATCACCCCGAGCTGAAGTCACGCCCGTTCGAACCGCACCCGCTGTTTGCAAGCTTCATTAAGGCTGCGGCGGCGCAGAGCCGGCTGGTGTAA
- a CDS encoding NIPSNAP family protein, producing MIYELRVYRCLPGRLPALIKRFESVTLKLWEKHGIRQSGFFTTVIGESNQELTYILKWESLAEREKVWTAFMTDPEWMSARAKSEEDGQIVGNIVSQLLAPTAFSALK from the coding sequence ATGATCTATGAATTGCGTGTGTATCGCTGTTTGCCGGGACGTTTGCCGGCGCTGATCAAGCGATTTGAATCTGTCACATTGAAGCTGTGGGAGAAGCACGGGATCCGGCAGTCCGGTTTCTTCACCACTGTGATCGGCGAATCCAACCAGGAGCTCACTTACATCCTCAAATGGGAATCGCTCGCCGAGCGCGAGAAGGTGTGGACCGCGTTCATGACCGACCCGGAGTGGATGTCGGCGCGCGCCAAGTCCGAGGAGGATGGCCAGATCGTCGGCAATATTGTCAGCCAGCTCCTGGCCCCGACTGCGTTTTCGGCGCTCAAGTAA
- a CDS encoding PAAR domain-containing protein produces the protein MQKPLLSLVALMTLTVSATAQQPGKITSGATGVMVDGKPAARVGDTTTDGKIIEGAKGVYINGKPAAVVGDSTECGGKTISGSTGVFINGKPMARAGDSTSGCK, from the coding sequence ATGCAAAAGCCCCTTTTGTCGCTAGTCGCCCTGATGACACTGACCGTGTCTGCCACCGCTCAACAGCCCGGCAAGATCACGTCGGGCGCGACCGGCGTGATGGTCGATGGCAAGCCGGCGGCACGCGTTGGTGACACCACCACCGACGGCAAGATCATCGAGGGTGCGAAGGGCGTCTACATCAACGGCAAGCCTGCGGCCGTCGTCGGCGACAGCACCGAATGCGGCGGCAAGACCATCTCGGGCAGCACCGGGGTGTTCATCAACGGCAAGCCGATGGCCCGTGCCGGAGACAGCACATCGGGCTGCAAGTGA
- a CDS encoding MFS transporter has protein sequence MLPPVIKIIALASFAAALSQRALDPVLPHVADDLLVTVAVAAGLSSALAFTFAIVQPVLGAAADMFGKARLMIVCLVLLGLASILGALTTSYPLLLATRVLAGIGAGGVFPVTLSLTSDLVGPKLRQVALSRVMAGAMTGNLLGSTASGIIGDFFGWRGVLVILGSLAIAASVAVALGFKGAALVKPTAKADLRKLARGYKVIFRNPNTLIVYSAVFVEGCCILGLFPYISSFLFDRGVTSLSIAGLVIACFAVGGLFYTATVSRMLARLGINGMMIYGGIVIAIQLAATAFSPNWQIQALSLLLMGWGFYMLHGSLQIFSTELSQEARASAMSLHAFCFFMGQSVGPIAYGFGLAHAGKMPTLLLSAAIVFALGFAAAKLLKSTKPADAGSA, from the coding sequence ATGCTGCCGCCGGTCATCAAAATCATTGCGCTGGCCTCGTTTGCTGCCGCGCTATCGCAGCGTGCGCTCGATCCGGTGCTGCCGCATGTGGCAGACGACCTGCTCGTGACGGTCGCCGTCGCCGCAGGTCTGTCATCCGCGCTCGCCTTCACTTTCGCCATCGTACAACCGGTGCTCGGCGCCGCAGCCGACATGTTCGGCAAGGCGCGGCTGATGATCGTCTGCCTGGTGCTGCTCGGCCTTGCCAGCATTCTCGGCGCGCTCACCACCTCCTATCCGCTGCTGCTGGCGACACGCGTGCTGGCGGGCATCGGAGCAGGCGGGGTGTTTCCGGTGACGCTCTCGCTGACCAGCGATCTGGTCGGGCCGAAGCTGCGCCAGGTGGCGCTGAGCCGCGTGATGGCCGGCGCCATGACCGGCAACCTGCTGGGTTCCACCGCATCCGGCATCATCGGCGATTTCTTCGGCTGGCGCGGCGTGCTGGTGATCCTCGGCAGCCTCGCCATTGCCGCGTCGGTTGCGGTCGCGCTTGGGTTCAAGGGCGCTGCGCTGGTCAAGCCGACTGCCAAGGCCGATCTGCGCAAGCTGGCGCGGGGCTACAAGGTGATCTTCCGCAACCCGAACACGCTGATCGTCTACAGCGCCGTGTTCGTCGAGGGCTGCTGCATCCTCGGCCTATTTCCCTATATCTCTTCGTTCCTCTTCGACCGAGGCGTCACCAGTCTGTCGATCGCGGGCCTGGTGATCGCCTGCTTTGCCGTCGGGGGCCTGTTCTACACGGCGACCGTGTCGCGCATGCTGGCGCGGCTCGGCATCAACGGCATGATGATCTATGGCGGCATCGTGATCGCGATCCAGCTCGCCGCCACCGCCTTCAGCCCGAACTGGCAGATCCAGGCACTGAGCCTGCTGCTGATGGGCTGGGGTTTCTACATGCTGCACGGCTCGTTGCAGATATTCTCTACGGAGCTCTCGCAGGAAGCCCGCGCCAGCGCCATGTCGCTGCACGCCTTCTGCTTCTTCATGGGACAGTCGGTCGGCCCAATCGCCTATGGCTTCGGTCTGGCGCACGCCGGCAAGATGCCAACGCTGCTGCTGTCAGCCGCTATCGTCTTTGCGCTGGGGTTTGCGGCTGCGAAGCTGCTGAAATCGACCAAGCCGGCGGATGCGGGAAGCGCTTGA
- the trpD gene encoding anthranilate phosphoribosyltransferase, with protein MDNLRAIIAKVATGASLSREEASAAFDSMMSGEATPSQMGGLLMALRVRGETVDEITGAVEVMRAKMLRVDAPAGAVDVVGTGGDGSGSVNVSTCASFIVAGCGVPVAKHGNRALSSRSGAADVLAALGVKIDLTPDDVSRCLKETGIGFMFAPAHHPAMKNVGPTRVELATRTIFNLLGPLSNPAGVTRQMVGVFSRQWVLPLAQVLKNLGSESAWVVHGSDGLDEITLTGPTFVAALENGNIRSFEISPEDAGLPRTGPDSLKGGDAQENAASLQSVLDGKPSAFRDVALLNAAAALIVAGKVKDLKEGVALGQKSLDSGAALEKLKRLVTVSNANP; from the coding sequence ATGGACAATCTCAGGGCAATCATTGCCAAGGTCGCGACCGGCGCCTCCCTCTCGCGTGAGGAAGCCTCGGCGGCCTTCGACAGCATGATGTCGGGCGAAGCCACGCCTTCGCAGATGGGCGGCCTGCTGATGGCGCTGCGCGTACGCGGCGAGACCGTGGACGAGATCACCGGCGCGGTTGAGGTGATGCGCGCCAAGATGCTGCGGGTCGACGCACCGGCCGGCGCTGTCGATGTGGTCGGTACCGGCGGCGACGGCTCCGGCTCCGTGAACGTTTCGACCTGCGCCTCCTTCATCGTCGCCGGTTGCGGTGTGCCGGTGGCCAAGCATGGCAATCGTGCGCTGTCGTCGCGCTCCGGCGCGGCCGACGTGCTGGCCGCCCTTGGCGTCAAGATCGATCTGACGCCCGACGACGTCAGCCGCTGCCTCAAGGAAACCGGCATCGGCTTCATGTTCGCGCCGGCGCATCATCCGGCCATGAAGAATGTCGGCCCGACCCGCGTCGAACTCGCCACCCGTACCATTTTCAATCTGCTGGGACCGCTGTCCAATCCCGCCGGAGTCACGCGGCAGATGGTCGGCGTGTTCTCGCGGCAGTGGGTGCTGCCGCTGGCACAGGTGTTGAAGAATCTCGGCTCCGAATCCGCCTGGGTGGTGCACGGCTCCGACGGCCTCGATGAGATCACCCTCACTGGCCCGACCTTCGTGGCGGCGCTGGAAAACGGCAATATCCGCAGCTTCGAGATTTCACCCGAGGATGCGGGCCTGCCGCGCACCGGTCCGGATTCCCTGAAGGGCGGCGACGCCCAGGAAAATGCGGCCTCGCTGCAGTCCGTGCTCGATGGCAAGCCGAGCGCCTTCCGCGACGTTGCGCTGCTCAATGCTGCCGCGGCATTGATCGTGGCGGGCAAGGTCAAGGACCTGAAGGAAGGCGTGGCACTCGGCCAGAAGTCGCTCGACAGCGGCGCTGCACTGGAGAAGCTGAAGCGACTGGTCACCGTCTCCAACGCAAACCCGTGA